Proteins from one Ricinus communis isolate WT05 ecotype wild-type chromosome 9, ASM1957865v1, whole genome shotgun sequence genomic window:
- the LOC8282159 gene encoding subtilisin-like protease SBT3.18 isoform X1, whose protein sequence is MATYFHCFFWGLSLSFAHSIASTSHVYIVYLGLNPFHDPILTSNSHLQLLSNVFTSEGEAKQSLLYSYKHSFSGFSAMLNSTQAANIANMKGVISVFRSKTVKLHTTRSWDFLGIPLYNNEAKIPYPLTYGDNVIVGVFDSGIWPDSKSFKEEECLGPIPPSWKGKCVKGEEFEPRQACNRKLIGARYYITGIEHDYGVLNKSGGNAEFRSPRDFLGHGTHTASTAVGSIVKNVSFLGYAQGTARGGAPRARLAVYKVCWGKDGACTEADILAAYDDALKDGVNVISVSIGSRPPLAQFFYSSNAIGSFHAMQLGITVVFSAGNSGPDPASVENVSPWSISVAASTIDRSFPAEIVLNSNLSVMGQSFLTKEITGILANADMYFDGGLCYPDLWNNISAAGKIVICRGPTSFSDIAQSAVRTAKGTALIFVDTPTNQFADVDIIPTVRVDFTKGTTILNYINQFQLLQVVKILPSRTVIGQSPAPVVAPFSSRGPSSISPDFLKPDLTAPGINILAAWPSKTPPTFLPGDKRSVKWNFQSGTSMSCPHVSGVVALIKSAHPHWSPAAIRSALITTASTKDTALDSILAGESMKGSDPFDIGAGQISPLKAMDPGLIYDMKASDYIIYLCNIGYTQKQIKTLVLPAPGIDTSCSRSPKISNTNINYPSITVPDLRCSTTIKRTVRNVGRNKNAIYFASIVKPNGVEVVIWPRLLVFSFFKEELSYYVTLNPMKKSQGRYDFGEIVWSDGLGHCVRSPLVVMVNTAAHDDSTGLASSI, encoded by the exons ATGGCAACTTATTTCCATTGTTTCTTTTGGGGCCTATCACTTTCTTTTGCTCATTCAATAGCCTCAACATCTCAT GTTTACATTGTTTATTTAGGGCTCAACCCATTTCATGATCCTATTCTCACTTCCAATTCTCATCTTCAACTCCTCTCTAATGTCTTCACAAG TGAAGGTGAAGCTAAGCAGTCCTTGCTCTATAGCTACAAGCATAGTTTCTCAGGCTTTTCAGCAATGCTCAATTCAACCCAAGCAGCCAACATTGCTA ACATGAAAGGAGTAATATCAGTGTTCAGAAGCAAGACAGTGAAGTTGCATACCACAAGAAGCTGGGACTTCTTGGGCATTCCCTTGTATAACAATGAAGCTAAGATTCCATATCCATTGACGTATGGAGATAATGTCATTGTTGGTGTCTTTGATTCGG GCATATGGCCAGACTCCAAAAGTTTCAAGGAAGAGGAATGTCTGGGGCCAATCCCACCATCCTGGAAAGGAAAATGTGTGAAAGGAGAAGAATTTGAGCCCAGACAAGCATGCAACAGGAAGCTAATTGGTGCACGTTACTACATCACAGGGATTGAACATGATTATGGAGTGTTGAATAAGAGTGGTGGCAATGCAGAATTTCGATCTCCTAGAGACTTTCTTGGTCATGGAACACATACTGCATCAACAGCAGTTGGATCAATAGTAAAGAATGTTAGCTTTCTAGGCTATGCACAAGGTACTGCCAGAGGTGGAGCACCTAGGGCTAGACTAGCAGTGTACAAAGTATGTTGGGGAAAGGATGGGGCATGCACAGAAGCTGATATACTTGCAGCCTATGATGATGCATTGAAAGATGGCGTCAATGTGATCTCAGTATCAATTGGTTCGCGGCCACCATTGGctcaattcttttattcaagTAATGCTATTGGTTCGTTTCATGCTATGCAGCTTGGTATTACAGTAGTGTTCTCAGCTGGAAATAGTGGTCCTGATCCTGCTTCAGTAGAGAATGTTTCTCCTTGGAGCATATCTGTTGCTGCTTCCACCATTGATCGATCATTTCCTGCAGAGATAGTTCTCAACTCTAACTTGTCTGTTATG GGACAAAGCTTCCTAACAAAAGAGATCACAGGAATATTAGCGAATGCAGATATGTATTTTGATGGCGG GCTTTGCTATCCGGACTTATGGAATAATATTTCAGCAGCAGGGAAGATTGTCATTTGCAGAGGGCCAACATCATTTAGTGACATTGCACAATCAGCAGTGAGGACAGCCAAAGGAACAGCTCTTATCTTTGTTGATACCCCCACCAACCAGTTTGCCGATGTTGATATCATCCCAACTGTTCGTGTTGATTTTACTAAAGGAACCACAATTCTGAACTACATTAATCAGTTTCAACT ACTTCAAGTGGTGAAGATATTGCCAAGTAGAACTGTAATTGGGCAGTCACCAGCGCCTGTGGTGGCACCCTTCTCTTCCAGAGGGCCAAGCTCAATTTCACCTGACTTTCTCAAG CCAGACCTGACTGCACCAGGAATTAATATACTAGCAGCATGGCCTTCTAAGACTCCTCCAACATTTCTACCAGGTGATAAACGATCTGTGAAGTGGAATTTTCAGTCAGGGACATCAATGTCTTGCCCTCATGTTTCAGGAGTTGTTGCTCTTATTAAATCCGCACATCCCCACTGGTCTCCTGCAGCAATTAGATCTGCTCTCATCACCACTG CATCCACAAAGGACACAGCCCTTGATAGCATTCTAGCTGGTGAATCAATGAAAGGTTCAGACCCTTTTGACATTGGAGCTGGACAAATAAGCCCATTAAAAGCAATGGATCCAGGTTTAATCTACGACATGAAAGCCAGTGACTACATTATCTACCTTTGTAATATCGGATATACCCAGAAACAAATAAAGACTTTGGTTCTTCCTGCTCCTGGGATTGACACAAGCTGCTCTCGATCTCCCAAAATAAGCAACACCAACATAAATTATCCATCCATCACAGTCCCTGATCTCCGGTGCTCTACAACAATCAAGAGGACAGTTCGAAATGTGGGCAGAAACAAGAATGCCATATACTTTGCTAGCATTGTGAAGCCTAATGGAGTGGAGGTAGTGATATGGCCACGACTTCTGGTATTTTCATTCTTCAAGGAGGAACTATCATACTACGTGACTCTCAATCCAATGAAGAAATCTCAGGGGAGATATGATTTTGGAGAAATAGTTTGGTCAGATGGTCTTGGCCACTGTGTTAGGAGTCCATTGGTTGTGATGGTGAACACTGCTGCCCATGATGATTCTACTGGTCTTGCCTCAAGCATTTAG
- the LOC8282156 gene encoding glucosidase 2 subunit beta, translating to MKVDLLILIYGFVLGVLSICSIAKSAVPNDPFLGISPQDENYYKISSNTIKCIDGSKKFTKAQLNDDFCDCPDGSDEPGTSACPAGKFYCRNAGHIPLLLFSSRVNDGICDCCDGSDEYDGQVKCRNTCWESGKVARDKLKKKIATYKEGVALRNQEVEKAKQSIAKDEAELSKLRNEEKILKGLVEQLKERKEQIEKAEEKERLQKEKEEKEKKEAEEKANKEKGEFLEEAKQEKEQAGEKTNVEDESSESIHDDTIGVLDDSPLDQDKAGEYTSHAVGAEQTHTSRNEESPVNEVEQHVVKEEETVSPKSIADAEQSDTSKIEGPSVNDIVQEVVEEVEESVSPRSKDDPADMSEKGHDAVEVSGGQAVKLGNDVSENTEGLSKEDLGRLVASRWTGSSEKETEGVDVAKNSDHEDHEEHEEMPPDMHDEEYDGYASGTDDDTGKYDDIDTEDDTDESYEDDSHDDVGSSYKSDHEDELDFSDTTFSSSPSWLEKIQQTVRNILQAVNFFQTPVDKSEAANVRKEYEESSAKLTKIQSRISSLTQKLKQDFGIEKEFFSFYDQCFESKQNKYVYKVCPFKQASQTEGHSTTRLGRWDKFEDSHRVMIFSNGDRCWNGPDRSLKVKLRCGLKNEVTDVDEPSRCEYVALLSTPAFCLEEKLKELENKLDLMNKEQPQSHDEL from the exons ATGAAAGTTgatttattgatattgatataTGGTTTTGTGTTGGGAGTTTTAAGTATTTGTTCCATTGCTAAATCAGCTGTTCCCAATGACCCATTTCTTGGAATCTCCCCTCAAG ATGAGAATTACTacaagatatcatcaaatacgaTAAAATGTATAGATGGATCCAAGAAATTCACCAAAGCTCAACTCAATGATGACTTCTGCGATTGCCCTGACGGCAGTGATGAGCCTG GCACATCAGCTTGTCCAGCTGGGAAATTTTATTGTCGCAATGCAGGACATATTcctcttttgttattttcttcaagAGTCAATGATGGGATCTGTG ACTGCTGTGATGGGAGTGACGAATATGATGGGCAGGTTAAATGCCGAAATACATGCTGGGAGTCTGGAAAAGTGGCTAGAGATAAGTTGAAGAAAAAGATTGCAACATATAAGGAGGGGGTGGCTTTGAGAAATCAGGAAGTTGAAAAGGCAAAACAATCAATTGCCAAAGATGAGGCAGAACTATCAAAGCTAAGAAATGAGGAGAAAATACTGAAAGGGTTAGTTGAACAGCTTAAAG AGCGTAAAGAACAAATAGAGAAGGCAGAAGAGAAAGAACGCttgcagaaagaaaaagaagagaaagagaagaaggaaGCTGAAGAAAAggctaataaagaaaaaggtgaatTTTTGGAGGAAGCtaagcaagaaaaagaacagGCTGGGGAAAAAACTAATGTTGAAGATGAATCCTCGGAAAGTATCCATGATGATACAATTGGTGTTTTGGATGACTCTCCCTTGGATCAG GACAAGGCAGGGGAGTATACTAGTCATGCAGTTGGTGCTGAACAAACTCATACCTCCAGAAATGAAGAATCACCAGTGAATGAAGTAGAGCAG CATGTGGTGAAGGAGGAAGAGACAGTCTCCCCAAAAAGCATAGCTGATGCTGAGCAAAGTGATACTTCCAAAATTGAAGGACCATCAGTTAATGATATTGTGCAG GAAGTGGTAGAAGAGGTCGAAGAGTCTGTCTCACCAAGAAGCAAGGATGACCCTGCAGATATGAGTGAAAAAGGTCATGATGCTGTTGAGGTATCAGGTGGTCAAGCTGTGAAATTG GGCAATGATGTATCTGAAAATACTGAAGGGTTGTCAAAGGAAGACCTAGGCCGCCTTGTTGCTTCTCGTTGGACAGGGAGTTCTGAAAAGGAAACTGAAGGAGTTGATGTTGCAAAGAATAGTGATCATGAAGATCACGAAGAGCATGAAGAGATGCCACCAGACATGCATGATGAGGAATATGATGGCTATGCTTCTGGAACTGATGACGACACTGGAAAATATGATGACATTGATACAGAAGATGATACAGATGAGAGTTATGAAGATGATTCTCATGATGATGTGGGTTCTTCATACAAATCCGACCACGAGGATGAATTAGATTTTTCAG ATACAACCTTCTCAAGTAGCCCGTCTTGGCTGGAGAAGATACAACAAACTGTTCGTAACATTCTACAAGCTGTTAACTTTTTTCAAACTCCAGTGGACAAATCAG AGGCTGCCAATGTGCGCAAAGAATACGAAGAGTCCAGTGCCAAGTTGACTAAAATACAGTCGAGGATATCAAGTTTGACACAAAAGTTAAAACAGGATTTTG GGATAGAGAAAGAGTTCTTCTCATTCTACGATCAATGTTTTGAGAGCAAACAGAACAA GTATGTTTACAAGGTTTGTCCATTCAAACAAGCTTCCCAGACGGAGGGTCATTCAACAACTCGTTTGGG GCGTTGGGACAAATTCGAGGATTCACATCGGGTCATGATATTTTCAAATGGTGATAGGTGCTGGAATGGACCTGATAGAAGTTTAAAG
- the LOC8282157 gene encoding uncharacterized protein LOC8282157 — protein MVMEGSSIVSYSHSSSSSLYSNYLNKFTIHPSHPSSSSSSSSSSSLLKCQTLSLTLPNLRVSKKRQMLVALSSLPPTRTTLRTSAFVVEKSAENSTKDKEMMPKIDKSGRFCSPRAARELALMMIYAACLEGSDPVRLFEKRINARREAGYEFDKTSLLEYNHMSFGGPPVTTDTIEEADKLLSSDEKESALEAEVLSAPPKLVYSKLLLRFTRKLLAAVVEKWDSHVLIIDKVAPPNWKSQPGGRILEFCILHLAMSEIAVVGTRHQIVINEAVDLAKRFCDGAAPRIINGCLRTFVKDVSGTLVAQASDSNWKVEV, from the exons atggtaatGGAGGGAAGCTCAATTGTAAGCTATTcccattcttcttcttcttctttatattcaaattatcTCAATAAGTTCACAATTCACCCTTCACAtccttcatcatcatcatcttcttcttcttcttcatctcttTTGAAATGCCAAACGCTGAGCTTAACCTTACCCAACTTGCGAGTGAGCAAGAAGAGGCAAATGCTCGTGGCACTCTCTTCCCTTCCTCCCACTCGTACCACTCTTCGCACTTCTGCATTTGTAGTTGAAAAATCAGCGGAGAATTCAACAAAGGACAAAGAAATGATGCCTAAGATTGATAAGAGCGGCAGGTTTTGCAGCCCCAGAGCCGCCCGTGAACTCGCTCT AATGATGATATATGCAGCGTGCTTGGAAGGGTCTGATCCAGTTCGACTTTTTGAGAAACGAATCAATGCAAGGAGAG aagCTGGCTATGAATTTGACAAGACATCATTGTTGGAGTACAATCACATGAGCTTCGGAGGACCTCCTGTTACAACTGACACCATTGAAGAAGCAGATAAGCTTCTATCCAGTGATGAAAAAGAGTCTGCACTTG AAGCAGAAGTCCTTTCAGCTCCTCCAAAGTTGGTCTATAGCAAATTACTTTTGCG TTTCACAAGGAAGCTTCTAGCAGCAGTTGTGGAGAAGTGGGATAGCCATGTTCTTATTATAGACAAAGTTGCCCCACCTAATTGGAAG AGTCAGCCGGGTGGCAGAATTTTGGAATTCTGTATCCTCCATTTGGCAATGTCTGAGATTGCAGTTGTTGGTACACGGCACCAAATTGTCATTAATGAG GCTGTTGATCTTGCCAAGCGGTTCTGTGATGGGGCAGCACCTCGCATAATAAATGGATGCCTTAGGACTTTTGTGAAGGATGTATCAGGTACCCTTGTGGCTCAGGCTTCAGATTCTAATTGGAAGGTAGAGGTGTAA
- the LOC8282158 gene encoding 2-oxoisovalerate dehydrogenase subunit beta 1, mitochondrial: MATHFRRSGGILASSISQKRQLSAAACQGNLIHQQQRLQETSKSLNLCSAINQALHIALDSDPRSYVFGEDVSFGGVFRCTTGLAERFGKNRVFNTPLCEQGIVGFGIGLAAMDNRAIAEIQFADYIYPAFDQIVNEAAKFRYRSGNQYNCGGLTIRAPYGAVGHGGHYHSQSPEAFFCHVPGIKVVIPRSPWQAKGLLLSAIRDPNPVIFFEPKWLYRLAVEEVPEHDYMLPLSEAEVIQEGSDITLVGWGAQLSVMEQACTDAEKDGISCELIDLKTLIPWDKETVEASVRKTGRLLISHEAPITGGFGAEISASIVERCFLRLEAPVARVCGLDTPFPLVFEPFYMPNKNKILDAIKSTVNY, encoded by the exons ATGGCTACCCATTTTAGAAGATCTGGAGGTATACTTGCTTCTTCAATTTCCCAAAAGAGACAACTCTCCGCAGCAGCTTGTCAAGGCAACCTTATTCATCAACAACAACGGCTCCAAGAAACAAGCAAATCATTGAATCTTTGCTCTGCCATCAATCAAGCTCTTCATATCGCTTTGGATTCTGATCCTCG TTCTTACGTATTTGGAGAAGATGTCAGCTTTGGTGGGGTATTCCGTTGCACAACAGGACTAGCAGAACGCTTTGGCAAAAATCGAGTTTTCAATACTCCTCTCTGTGAACAG GGCATTGTTGGATTTGGCATTGGTCTGGCAGCAATG GATAATAGAGCTATAGCGGAAATTCAATTTGCAGATTATATCTATCCTGCTTTTGATCAG ATTGTTAATGAAGCTGCTAAGTTTAGATACAGGAGTGGCAATCAATATAATTGCGGAg GTTTAACCATAAGAGCACCATATGGAGCCGTGGGACATGGTGGACATTATCACTCACAATCCCCTGAAGCTTTCTTTTGTCATGTTCCTGGTATCAAA GTGGTTATTCCTCGAAGCCCATGGCAAGCAAAAGGATTGTTATTATCTGCCATACGGGATCCAAACCctgttatattttttgagCCAAAA TGGCTTTATCGCTTAGCGGTAGAAGAGGTACCTGAGCATGATTACATGTTACCATTGTCAGAGGCAGAG GTGATTCAAGAAGGCAGTGACATAACTCTTGTTGGTTGGGGAGCACAGCTGTCTGTGATGGAGCAGGCTTGTACTGATGCTGAGAAG GATGGAATATCTTGTGAACTGATTGACCTGAAAACATTGATACCCTGGGATAAAGAAACAGTGGAAGCTTCAGTTAGAAAGACTGGAAGACTTCTT ATTAGTCATGAAGCTCCAATTACTGGAGGTTTTGGTGCTGAAATCTCTGCATCTATTGTCGAACGTTGCTTCTTACGG TTAGAAGCCCCAGTAGCCAGAGTCTGCGGTCTTGATACACCCTTTCCTCTTGTTTTTGAGCCATTTTATATGCCCAACAAGAACAAG ATACTGGATGCAATCAAATCAACTGTAAATTACTAG
- the LOC8282159 gene encoding subtilisin-like protease SBT3.18 isoform X2, with product MATYFHCFFWGLSLSFAHSIASTSHVYIVYLGLNPFHDPILTSNSHLQLLSNVFTSEGEAKQSLLYSYKHSFSGFSAMLNSTQAANIANMKGVISVFRSKTVKLHTTRSWDFLGIPLYNNEAKIPYPLTYGDNVIVGVFDSDSKSFKEEECLGPIPPSWKGKCVKGEEFEPRQACNRKLIGARYYITGIEHDYGVLNKSGGNAEFRSPRDFLGHGTHTASTAVGSIVKNVSFLGYAQGTARGGAPRARLAVYKVCWGKDGACTEADILAAYDDALKDGVNVISVSIGSRPPLAQFFYSSNAIGSFHAMQLGITVVFSAGNSGPDPASVENVSPWSISVAASTIDRSFPAEIVLNSNLSVMGQSFLTKEITGILANADMYFDGGLCYPDLWNNISAAGKIVICRGPTSFSDIAQSAVRTAKGTALIFVDTPTNQFADVDIIPTVRVDFTKGTTILNYINQFQLLQVVKILPSRTVIGQSPAPVVAPFSSRGPSSISPDFLKPDLTAPGINILAAWPSKTPPTFLPGDKRSVKWNFQSGTSMSCPHVSGVVALIKSAHPHWSPAAIRSALITTASTKDTALDSILAGESMKGSDPFDIGAGQISPLKAMDPGLIYDMKASDYIIYLCNIGYTQKQIKTLVLPAPGIDTSCSRSPKISNTNINYPSITVPDLRCSTTIKRTVRNVGRNKNAIYFASIVKPNGVEVVIWPRLLVFSFFKEELSYYVTLNPMKKSQGRYDFGEIVWSDGLGHCVRSPLVVMVNTAAHDDSTGLASSI from the exons ATGGCAACTTATTTCCATTGTTTCTTTTGGGGCCTATCACTTTCTTTTGCTCATTCAATAGCCTCAACATCTCAT GTTTACATTGTTTATTTAGGGCTCAACCCATTTCATGATCCTATTCTCACTTCCAATTCTCATCTTCAACTCCTCTCTAATGTCTTCACAAG TGAAGGTGAAGCTAAGCAGTCCTTGCTCTATAGCTACAAGCATAGTTTCTCAGGCTTTTCAGCAATGCTCAATTCAACCCAAGCAGCCAACATTGCTA ACATGAAAGGAGTAATATCAGTGTTCAGAAGCAAGACAGTGAAGTTGCATACCACAAGAAGCTGGGACTTCTTGGGCATTCCCTTGTATAACAATGAAGCTAAGATTCCATATCCATTGACGTATGGAGATAATGTCATTGTTGGTGTCTTTGATTCGG ACTCCAAAAGTTTCAAGGAAGAGGAATGTCTGGGGCCAATCCCACCATCCTGGAAAGGAAAATGTGTGAAAGGAGAAGAATTTGAGCCCAGACAAGCATGCAACAGGAAGCTAATTGGTGCACGTTACTACATCACAGGGATTGAACATGATTATGGAGTGTTGAATAAGAGTGGTGGCAATGCAGAATTTCGATCTCCTAGAGACTTTCTTGGTCATGGAACACATACTGCATCAACAGCAGTTGGATCAATAGTAAAGAATGTTAGCTTTCTAGGCTATGCACAAGGTACTGCCAGAGGTGGAGCACCTAGGGCTAGACTAGCAGTGTACAAAGTATGTTGGGGAAAGGATGGGGCATGCACAGAAGCTGATATACTTGCAGCCTATGATGATGCATTGAAAGATGGCGTCAATGTGATCTCAGTATCAATTGGTTCGCGGCCACCATTGGctcaattcttttattcaagTAATGCTATTGGTTCGTTTCATGCTATGCAGCTTGGTATTACAGTAGTGTTCTCAGCTGGAAATAGTGGTCCTGATCCTGCTTCAGTAGAGAATGTTTCTCCTTGGAGCATATCTGTTGCTGCTTCCACCATTGATCGATCATTTCCTGCAGAGATAGTTCTCAACTCTAACTTGTCTGTTATG GGACAAAGCTTCCTAACAAAAGAGATCACAGGAATATTAGCGAATGCAGATATGTATTTTGATGGCGG GCTTTGCTATCCGGACTTATGGAATAATATTTCAGCAGCAGGGAAGATTGTCATTTGCAGAGGGCCAACATCATTTAGTGACATTGCACAATCAGCAGTGAGGACAGCCAAAGGAACAGCTCTTATCTTTGTTGATACCCCCACCAACCAGTTTGCCGATGTTGATATCATCCCAACTGTTCGTGTTGATTTTACTAAAGGAACCACAATTCTGAACTACATTAATCAGTTTCAACT ACTTCAAGTGGTGAAGATATTGCCAAGTAGAACTGTAATTGGGCAGTCACCAGCGCCTGTGGTGGCACCCTTCTCTTCCAGAGGGCCAAGCTCAATTTCACCTGACTTTCTCAAG CCAGACCTGACTGCACCAGGAATTAATATACTAGCAGCATGGCCTTCTAAGACTCCTCCAACATTTCTACCAGGTGATAAACGATCTGTGAAGTGGAATTTTCAGTCAGGGACATCAATGTCTTGCCCTCATGTTTCAGGAGTTGTTGCTCTTATTAAATCCGCACATCCCCACTGGTCTCCTGCAGCAATTAGATCTGCTCTCATCACCACTG CATCCACAAAGGACACAGCCCTTGATAGCATTCTAGCTGGTGAATCAATGAAAGGTTCAGACCCTTTTGACATTGGAGCTGGACAAATAAGCCCATTAAAAGCAATGGATCCAGGTTTAATCTACGACATGAAAGCCAGTGACTACATTATCTACCTTTGTAATATCGGATATACCCAGAAACAAATAAAGACTTTGGTTCTTCCTGCTCCTGGGATTGACACAAGCTGCTCTCGATCTCCCAAAATAAGCAACACCAACATAAATTATCCATCCATCACAGTCCCTGATCTCCGGTGCTCTACAACAATCAAGAGGACAGTTCGAAATGTGGGCAGAAACAAGAATGCCATATACTTTGCTAGCATTGTGAAGCCTAATGGAGTGGAGGTAGTGATATGGCCACGACTTCTGGTATTTTCATTCTTCAAGGAGGAACTATCATACTACGTGACTCTCAATCCAATGAAGAAATCTCAGGGGAGATATGATTTTGGAGAAATAGTTTGGTCAGATGGTCTTGGCCACTGTGTTAGGAGTCCATTGGTTGTGATGGTGAACACTGCTGCCCATGATGATTCTACTGGTCTTGCCTCAAGCATTTAG